A stretch of DNA from Saccharospirillum mangrovi:
TTCACGCCCCAGACGTCTTCGCGGTGCGCCGCCGGTCGTTCAAAACCGAGTTCGTTCAGGATGTTGCCGGCGAAACTTGAGTAATAAATGCGCGCGTGGTCGTTGCGGAAGTTCAGCAACGCCACTTGTTGCGGCCAGTGAATGCCATCGAGCGTGCGCACGCGTTGTTGGAATTCGGCGATGCGGGCGTTCCATTGCTCGTGCCAGGCGGCGGCTTCGGCCTGTTTGCCGGTCGCGGCGGCGACCAGATCAAGCGTTTCCTTAAATTGGAAAACCGTTTCGTGAGCGATGGTCGGGGCGATTTGGTTTAACTGATCGTAGACCGCTTCGTGACGCATCTTGGCGGCAATAATCACATCCGGATGCAGCGCCGCAATTTCTTCCAGGTTCGGTTGGGTTTCCAAACCGACGTGCGGCACACCGGCCAGATCGTCACGCAGGTATTCGTACATCGGCTTTTCCACCCAGGAATCCACCACGCC
This window harbors:
- a CDS encoding ABC transporter substrate-binding protein, whose product is MFTLKHALPLLAVWGLAQAEPITIEHALGTAELDTPALRVVTLYQGATDAAVALGITPVGVVDSWVEKPMYEYLRDDLAGVPHVGLETQPNLEEIAALHPDVIIAAKMRHEAVYDQLNQIAPTIAHETVFQFKETLDLVAAATGKQAEAAAWHEQWNARIAEFQQRVRTLDGIHWPQQVALLNFRNDHARIYYSSFAGNILNELGFERPAAHREDVWGVKLTSKESIPAMNADVFFIFMTETDPTVMENYQEWTSHPLWNTLDAVRNGQVYRVNEVDWNMGGGPIAAQRMVDSVFEHYGLD